One genomic window of Oncorhynchus kisutch isolate 150728-3 linkage group LG24, Okis_V2, whole genome shotgun sequence includes the following:
- the LOC116356906 gene encoding uncharacterized protein LOC116356906 has product MGCKHSGQGQWADNGVKGHDLSQLSRREALHFMGGSYEQPITMQIEGRHRRGRRAHHSQYPMSDCGIQMERPSWEALRALGVVEGAGPSLGAYAPGPYYDDMPLPPEMYAANGYLSSVAYNLEDLNRIEYVDDPERCLIGCCNTDNDEPSSFLSQSEYEGHWLDRPMGYLPLHELDSGLGCTDGSLHQGDPSDLETEEGVEAPMSSPPGHTSRGSSPSSESLLSSEVSDSGFHSVSTREFRHFQKIIDGRIQNYRSRVVPREKRSKSRWDLESIPETLTCDLQTGRAPDGAHTFMSHQCTMGGSSIQVREAMSPQQTKHGTRSAASSCRTEPCQRRALMLNQHSSEDLPSRSHTVHDLSDRRRASHPGLPSGDNAIEIYRHIDRQLPSNPNHLAVPTENSGTGQYNRRFNTDIIEKRKHQSSHVEGPWQGLYVEDNRGSMASEDYNSQKQCLSKSPSRKRPGKQLADWRQFATLGHPQIGGDWPQADGPCGPLYSTLDGLSARSRKGLSGNPRAVRNQLLKARASRLADERSEVTTDEEARGDVWAGRYWSRTERRRHLALAREQRQRKLSRVGPEGASEDGAGGTGGAGGQGAAEGPGGGCSTVLELSHRKQSRLRNHTLLDDWTTVEELLTHGTRVGEGDNILCHSPLLSVTTV; this is encoded by the exons ATGGGTTGTAAACACTCTGGACAGGGCCAGTGGGCTGACAATGGG GTCAAAGGGCATGACCTGTCCCAGCTCAGCCGCCGAGAGGCGTTGCATTTCATGGGGGGCAGCTATGAGCAGCCAATCACGATGCAGATTGAGGGACGacacaggagagggagaagagctcATCACTCCCAGTACCCAATGTCAGACTGCGGTATCCAGATGGAGAGGCCGTCCTGGGAGGCTCTGAGGGCCCTAGGGGTGGTGGAGGGGGCTGGACCCAGCCTTGGTGCCTACGCTCCTGG ACCTTACTACGATGACATGCCCCTCCCACCAGAAATGTACGCAGCCAATGGATACCTCTCCAGTGTTGCCTACAATCTGGAGGACCTTAACAGGATAGAGTATGTTGAT GATCCAGAGCGCTGTCTGATTGGTTGCTGTAACACTGATAATGATGAGCCTAGCAGCTTCCTGAGCCAG AGCGAGTATGAGGGCCACTGGCTGGACAGGCCTATGGGCTACCTGCCCCTGCATGAGCTTGACAGCGGCCTGGGCTGCACCGACGGCAGCCTCCACCAAGGGGACCCGTCTGActtagagacagaggagggggtagaggcccCTATGTCCTCCCCACCAGGACACACCAGCCGGGGCAGCtctccctcctctgagtccctcctctcctcagaggTCAGTGACTCTGGATTCcacagcgtcagcacacgggaGTTCCGCCACTTCCAGAAGATTATAGATGGAAGGATCCAGAACTACCGGAGCCGCGTGGTCCCACGGGAGAAGAGATCAAAGTCTCGCTGGGACCTTGAGTCCATCCCTGAGACCCTGACCTGTGACCTCCAGACAGGCAGGGCTCCAGATGGAGCTCACACTTTCATGAGCCACCAGTGCACCATGGGTGGTAGCTCCATTCAGGTCCGCGAAGCCATGAGCCCCCAGCAGACCAAGCATGGCACCAGGTCTGCTGCCTCCAGCTGCCGTACTGAACCCTGCCAGAGGAGAGCGTTGATGCTGAACCAGCACTCCTCCGAGGACCTCCCAAGCCGCAGCCACACTGTGCATGACTTATCAGACAGGAGACGAGCCAGTCACCCTGGCCTGCCCTCTGGGGACAATGCCATAGAGATATatagacacatagacagacaACTGCCCAGCAACCCAAACCACCTAGCCGTGCCCACTGAGAACTCTGGCACAGGACAATACAACAGGAGGTTCAACACAGACATCATTGAGAAGAGGAAGCATCAGAGCAGCCATGTGGAAGGCCCCTGGCAAGGACTATATGTGGAGGACAACAGAGGCAGTATGGCCAGTGAGGACTATAACAGTCAGAAACAGTGTCTTTCCAAGAGTCCCTCAAGGAAACGGCCTGGGAAGCAGCTAGCAGACTGGCGTCAGTTTGCAACACTGGGACATCCTCAAATTGGTGGGGACTGGCCCCAAGCAGACGGCCCCTGCGGCCCCCTCTACAGCACGCTGGACGGGCTCTCTGCCCGCTCCAGGAAGGGTCTCTCTGGGAACCCCCGGGCAGTGAGGAACCAGCTCCTGAAGGCCAGGGCCTCCCGGCTGGCTGACGAGCGCAGTGAGGTCACCACGGACGAGGAGGCCCGTGGGGATGTCTGGGCAGGCCGCTACTGGAGTAGGACAGAGCGCCGGCGCCACCTGGCGTTGGCCCGGGAGCAAAGGCAGAGGAAGCTGAGCCGTGTTGGGCCTGAGGGAGCATCAGAGGACGGGGCTGGAGGAACAGGGGGTGCAGGGGGGCAAGGGGCTGCAGAGGGTCCTGGAGGAGGCTGCAGCACCGTGCTGGAGCTCAGCCACAGGAAGCAGAGCCGTCTGAGGAACCATACACTGCTGGATGACTGGACCACAGTAGAGGAGCTGCTGACCCACGGCACCCGCGTGGGGGAGGGGGACAACATCCTCTGTCACAGCCCACTGCTGTCGGTCACTACAGTATAA